A genomic stretch from Vibrio algarum includes:
- a CDS encoding MFS transporter: protein MSKLLKPAILSLSLLTVMSGAAVAPALAEIQSAFPDTSQTTIKLILTVPAISIIIFSLVSGRLSRTLSKRTLLFIGIFFYLLGGLGGGLANSIEMLLAFRAVLGIGVGLIMPMSTGLIADLFSDKEKATMMGYSTASSNLGGIIATLLAGVLASVHWRYSFGVYSIGLLVFSLVFISIPETRRKINREGISSGMPLVVFCWAVATFFLSMTFYTLPVNLAIYIKESGMGSSTAAGVALSVSTGSGFVAGILYSKVKVLLGRFLPAFLCGLMATGFYLLSFVDSYSLVLMAVMVVGFGLGWSMPTLFMGATKAGGEGNGVQTMSVVSSTAFLGQFMSPVVFDYLGKLAGNDSIQFTFSSIAILFTFFFVVCLTSLYYIRSPNQEAA, encoded by the coding sequence ATGTCCAAGTTATTAAAACCCGCTATTCTTTCACTGTCTTTACTTACAGTGATGTCAGGAGCGGCTGTTGCTCCGGCACTGGCAGAGATTCAATCGGCATTTCCTGATACAAGCCAAACCACAATTAAGCTCATCCTTACTGTTCCTGCAATATCCATAATTATTTTTTCGCTGGTATCCGGGCGCTTAAGCCGAACTCTTTCAAAACGCACTCTTTTATTTATAGGGATATTCTTTTACCTTCTTGGTGGATTAGGAGGTGGTTTAGCTAACTCTATTGAAATGCTACTGGCGTTTAGAGCAGTACTTGGTATCGGTGTAGGGCTAATCATGCCTATGTCGACCGGGCTTATCGCCGATTTATTCTCAGATAAAGAAAAAGCCACAATGATGGGATACTCAACGGCGTCAAGTAACCTTGGTGGAATAATTGCGACACTTCTTGCCGGAGTTCTTGCATCTGTACATTGGCGTTATTCCTTTGGTGTTTATTCTATTGGATTGTTAGTATTTTCCCTTGTTTTTATCTCAATTCCGGAGACTCGGCGAAAGATAAACAGAGAAGGAATTTCATCCGGTATGCCTCTTGTGGTTTTCTGCTGGGCTGTAGCAACCTTTTTCCTGTCAATGACCTTTTACACTTTACCCGTAAATTTGGCGATTTATATTAAGGAAAGCGGTATGGGGAGTTCAACTGCCGCTGGGGTGGCCTTATCAGTCTCTACAGGAAGTGGATTTGTTGCGGGTATTCTGTATTCCAAGGTAAAAGTGTTGCTAGGCAGATTTCTTCCTGCTTTTCTTTGTGGCTTGATGGCTACGGGCTTTTACCTTCTTTCCTTTGTCGATAGCTATTCTCTAGTCTTAATGGCTGTCATGGTAGTCGGATTTGGATTGGGGTGGAGTATGCCAACGCTGTTTATGGGAGCAACAAAAGCAGGCGGGGAAGGAAATGGTGTCCAGACAATGTCTGTCGTCTCCAGTACGGCTTTTTTGGGGCAATTTATGTCTCCCGTTGTATTCGATTACTTAGGTAAATTGGCAGGCAACGACTCTATCCAGTTTACGTTCAGTAGTATCGCCATTTTATTTACATTCTTTTTTGTAGTTTGTCTGACATCCTTATATTACATACGTTCACCAAATCAAGAGGCTGCCTAA
- a CDS encoding SDR family NAD(P)-dependent oxidoreductase: MPLQVCLGDINVCKIVEKTNKAFPNISEWWCVDWKENMNSAMDESGMMKSVLITGANGGLGKECARQLALQNGIEKIYLGCRSEDKAIGAKKDLEASTGKNIFDIFLIDVSDLSSVHRAIESLKNPIDALVMNAGGWGGENPLALTDDGVTNVFAVNVLGHALLAEELLKRGMLTKVGLYVSSEAARGIPGMDERPELTTSSIDEFVSIADGTFFTERSDSTKPYAPVKYTGAMWLSSLARQYPSVRLITMSPGGTAGTEVTSSSSLIKTYIFKAVMSVMCLMGKMHRLETGAKRFVDGLLDESYQSGVFYASVEGITGPVGDQTEIFSDLGDETYQDNARAAIRQFLS, encoded by the coding sequence ATGCCACTCCAAGTCTGTTTAGGCGACATTAATGTTTGTAAGATTGTTGAAAAAACAAACAAAGCATTTCCTAACATTTCTGAATGGTGGTGCGTTGACTGGAAAGAGAATATGAACTCAGCAATGGATGAAAGCGGTATGATGAAAAGTGTTTTGATTACAGGTGCAAATGGCGGCCTTGGTAAAGAGTGCGCTCGCCAGTTAGCACTGCAAAATGGCATCGAGAAAATCTATTTGGGGTGTAGAAGTGAAGATAAGGCGATAGGTGCAAAGAAAGATTTAGAGGCTTCTACCGGGAAAAATATTTTTGACATCTTTCTTATTGATGTGTCTGACCTGAGTTCTGTACACCGGGCAATAGAGTCCCTGAAGAATCCGATTGATGCTCTCGTCATGAATGCAGGTGGTTGGGGAGGAGAAAACCCTTTAGCACTAACGGATGACGGGGTAACCAATGTATTTGCCGTGAATGTATTGGGGCATGCGCTGCTTGCAGAGGAACTGCTGAAAAGAGGTATGCTAACAAAAGTGGGATTATACGTTAGCTCGGAAGCGGCAAGGGGAATACCGGGAATGGACGAGCGTCCGGAATTAACCACATCTTCAATAGATGAGTTTGTATCGATTGCAGACGGTACTTTTTTTACTGAACGCTCAGATTCAACCAAACCGTATGCCCCAGTGAAATATACGGGTGCAATGTGGCTTTCTTCGCTTGCCCGTCAGTACCCATCAGTAAGACTTATTACGATGAGTCCGGGTGGAACGGCAGGGACAGAGGTAACAAGTTCCTCGTCATTAATCAAAACTTACATATTCAAGGCAGTAATGAGTGTGATGTGCCTGATGGGGAAAATGCACCGACTGGAAACCGGAGCAAAGCGATTTGTTGATGGCTTGCTGGATGAGTCATATCAAAGTGGCGTGTTCTACGCGAGTGTTGAAGGTATCACGGGGCCGGTTGGTGACCAGACGGAAATATTTTCTGATTTAGGTGATGAAACTTATCAGGACAATGCCAGAGCAGCGATTCGTCAATTTCTTTCGTAA
- a CDS encoding LysR family transcriptional regulator: MDTTSRLLLFLDVAERGSYGKAAERRNIDRSVVSKQISKLEKDLEVRLLNRSPRTLSLTAAGVEVKRKAETLRESLRQTIQVAQNFHTEPKGLLKITAITSLTKNILQPVIENFQECYPEVVIELHMNNRLVDVIGEGFDIAFRTGQLQDSSMVARHLARNRSVLVASPEYLRRYGEPQSIEELEQLPAGGFATDTFRITELRYINDQKQVQTMSMNCTYLGSDIDLVVQMALAGRIYCKIPSVHIRDEVSSGKLVPIMTDLKLASYSSFYAVYPHREMPMRTRLFLDAVKDYIGEGTPCWESNIPKFEEMYGNNNRSEWELP; encoded by the coding sequence GTGGATACAACCAGTCGGCTATTGTTATTTCTTGATGTAGCAGAGCGAGGATCTTATGGTAAAGCGGCAGAGCGTCGTAATATCGACCGTTCAGTAGTTTCAAAGCAGATATCGAAACTTGAAAAAGATCTGGAAGTCAGATTGTTAAATCGCTCCCCTAGAACACTTTCACTTACTGCGGCTGGTGTAGAAGTAAAACGTAAAGCAGAAACATTACGGGAGAGCTTAAGGCAAACCATTCAGGTAGCACAGAACTTCCATACAGAGCCAAAAGGACTACTAAAAATAACGGCAATAACGTCACTGACTAAGAATATACTGCAACCTGTTATTGAAAATTTTCAGGAGTGTTACCCTGAGGTTGTTATTGAACTCCACATGAATAACCGTTTGGTTGATGTTATCGGGGAGGGCTTTGATATCGCATTTCGAACCGGACAGCTTCAAGACTCGTCTATGGTTGCTCGCCACTTAGCCCGCAACCGGTCAGTGCTGGTTGCTTCTCCTGAATATCTGCGCAGATATGGTGAACCTCAATCCATTGAAGAGCTCGAACAGTTGCCCGCCGGAGGCTTTGCTACAGATACTTTTCGGATCACCGAATTAAGATATATCAATGACCAAAAGCAGGTTCAAACTATGTCTATGAATTGCACCTATTTGGGAAGTGATATTGATCTTGTTGTTCAAATGGCTCTTGCAGGACGAATTTACTGTAAGATCCCCTCAGTCCATATCCGAGATGAAGTATCGTCGGGTAAACTGGTACCCATAATGACTGATCTGAAGCTAGCTTCTTATAGCTCGTTCTACGCAGTCTATCCACATCGTGAAATGCCAATGCGTACACGCTTGTTCCTTGACGCTGTTAAAGACTACATTGGAGAAGGAACTCCATGTTGGGAGTCAAATATCCCAAAATTTGAAGAGATGTACGGGAACAACAATCGAAGTGAATGGGAGTTACCGTAA
- a CDS encoding SDR family oxidoreductase: MNILITGTSSGFGKEMTIALATLGHSVYAGMRGIQDKNQSSADELKALSATLHGQIIPLEIDVTNDESVEEAVSTVLANQAGILDVVINNAGSFVGGLNEAFTVSQGQDMFNVNTFGPLRVMRAVLPTLREQGKGTIINVTSSANKFPMPGSGNYVASKAALESLTESYAYELAPLGIEVLIFQPGAFNTGIMAKGTGPEDVERVNGYGKTLACMEPMMPAFMALIEDTWVNNSPTMISDAIVELLEIPYGKRPLRTMVDPSGLGNQTDSVNKYFEQAQKQFLQSIKIDQMAKVPTNLDK, from the coding sequence GTGAATATATTAATTACGGGTACAAGCAGCGGCTTTGGTAAAGAGATGACCATTGCTCTTGCTACGTTAGGCCACTCTGTCTACGCTGGAATGCGAGGTATACAGGACAAAAACCAATCCAGTGCAGACGAACTCAAGGCTTTGTCAGCAACCCTCCACGGTCAGATCATCCCACTAGAAATAGATGTGACTAACGATGAGTCGGTTGAAGAAGCCGTTTCGACAGTGCTAGCTAATCAAGCAGGCATCTTGGATGTAGTGATTAACAATGCGGGTAGCTTTGTCGGCGGTCTGAATGAGGCATTTACGGTGTCTCAAGGTCAAGATATGTTCAATGTGAACACCTTCGGCCCACTGCGTGTAATGCGTGCTGTTCTGCCTACTTTACGTGAACAAGGTAAGGGCACGATTATCAACGTTACAAGCAGTGCGAACAAATTCCCTATGCCGGGAAGCGGCAATTACGTTGCTAGCAAAGCGGCACTGGAAAGTCTGACAGAAAGCTATGCCTATGAGCTTGCTCCACTTGGCATTGAAGTCCTTATCTTCCAGCCGGGTGCATTTAATACCGGAATTATGGCTAAAGGAACTGGCCCGGAAGATGTGGAGCGGGTGAATGGTTACGGCAAGACACTTGCTTGTATGGAACCAATGATGCCTGCATTTATGGCGTTGATTGAAGATACCTGGGTTAATAACTCTCCTACGATGATTTCTGATGCCATCGTTGAGCTACTGGAAATACCTTATGGTAAACGCCCTCTACGTACTATGGTTGACCCGTCTGGTCTCGGTAATCAAACCGATTCGGTAAACAAATACTTTGAACAGGCACAAAAGCAGTTCCTGCAATCAATCAAGATAGACCAAATGGCCAAAGTACCTACAAATTTAGACAAGTAA